The following proteins are encoded in a genomic region of Hydra vulgaris chromosome 05, alternate assembly HydraT2T_AEP:
- the LOC136080159 gene encoding collagen alpha-5(VI) chain-like, translating into MNFTTKVDRALRLAQKDMFTSANGGRVGVSKLIILLTDGSQTPGGDAEDPERIADELRDDGVVILGVGIGSAVNETELSHITGGKKNAYTAATFDSLTDNEFIHKIKNGSCEIVSSVLQSTPTIATTQASSTDGHVSNPGVKPSSMLHLFWILRTV; encoded by the exons ATGAATTTCACAACGAAGGTCGACAGAGCACTCCGTCTGGCACAAAAAGATATGTTCACTTCTGCAAACGGAGGTAGGGTCGGAGTTAGTAAATTGATCATTTTGTTGACCGACGGCTCTCAAACCCCAGGTGGGGATGCAGAAGACCCAGAAAGGATAGCAGATGAGCTGCGCGACGACGGCGTTGTAATTCTCGGTGTTGGTATCGGTTCAGCAGTAAATGAAACTGAGCTGAGCCACATTACTGGCGGTAAAAAGAACGCATACACTGCTGCTACGTTTGATTCTCTAACTGACAACGAGTTCATTCATAAGATCAAAAATGGCTCTTGTGAAATAG TGTCGTCCGTCTTGCAATCGACCCCAACGATAGCTACTACTCAAGCCTCTTCTACTG ATGGTCATGTGAGCAACCCAGGTGTGAAGCCGTCGTCGATGTTGCATTTATTTTGGATTCTTCGCACAGTTTAG